One Aquisediminimonas profunda genomic region harbors:
- the tatC gene encoding twin-arginine translocase subunit TatC, translating to MKDIDETKAPLLDHLIELRRRLLWSVAALGVAFLGCLYVARPIFAFLVQPLLKAGQGKIIYTDIFEAFFVEIKVALFAALMIASPVIAIQLWRFIAPGLYAQEKRAFLPFLLMTPILFTAGAAMAYYVAMPIALTYLLGYSGNVGGIEQEALPGVGNYLSFVTKFIFGFGVAFLLPVLLMLLERAGIVTRDQLKRGRRYAIVAIVAVAAVLTPPDIFSQILLAVPLYLLYEFAIVAIWFTQRRRARDAAEAPAE from the coding sequence CGATCATCTGATTGAGTTGCGCAGGCGGCTGTTGTGGAGTGTTGCGGCACTGGGGGTTGCCTTTTTGGGCTGTCTTTATGTGGCGCGGCCGATCTTTGCCTTTCTCGTTCAGCCGCTGCTGAAAGCCGGGCAGGGAAAGATTATCTACACTGATATTTTCGAGGCCTTTTTCGTGGAGATCAAGGTCGCGCTTTTTGCAGCGCTGATGATTGCATCTCCAGTGATTGCGATCCAGCTTTGGCGATTTATTGCGCCCGGACTCTATGCGCAGGAGAAGCGAGCCTTTCTGCCGTTCCTGCTGATGACTCCGATCCTTTTCACCGCGGGCGCGGCGATGGCCTATTATGTGGCGATGCCGATCGCGTTGACCTATTTGCTGGGGTATAGCGGCAATGTCGGCGGGATCGAGCAAGAAGCATTGCCGGGTGTGGGCAACTATCTGAGCTTCGTCACCAAGTTCATATTCGGTTTTGGCGTGGCCTTTCTTCTGCCAGTGCTGCTGATGTTGCTCGAGAGAGCCGGGATTGTGACGCGCGACCAGCTGAAGAGGGGCCGGCGTTACGCCATTGTCGCAATTGTTGCTGTTGCAGCGGTGCTGACGCCGCCGGACATCTTCTCGCAGATCCTGCTCGCGGTACCGCTCTATCTGCTATACGAATTTGCGATTGTGGCGATCTGGTTCACCCAACGTCGCCGCGCAAGAGATGCAGCGGAAGCGCCTGCGGAATGA